One Mustelus asterias chromosome 27, sMusAst1.hap1.1, whole genome shotgun sequence DNA segment encodes these proteins:
- the LOC144480051 gene encoding C-X-C chemokine receptor type 5-like, which produces MLILLRYRHSRTPTDNYLLHLAMADLLLVLVLPFFAIERIFGWHFSVFLCKLIGSIHKLNFFCNSLLLGCISFDRYLAIVHAVQTYKKRKAKYVHLVCSAVWGTGFILQIPTLIFLKVETLLPSNETKCTYPSDDIRANNWLLVEQILYHGIGFSLPLAVMCYCYSKVVRTLCKAQNFERHKAVKVVLTVTAMFFICWTPYNVAIFIKTLRMLDVINAGCDFYRKLTFTIMVSESVGFSHSCLNPVLYVFIGVKFRNDILKLLREMGCISQATMNSHFHLKHAGKNGSPSLSENTTSWSNV; this is translated from the coding sequence ATGCTGATTCTGCTGCGTTACAGGCATTCGAGGACTCCGACTGATAACTACTTGCTGCACCTGGCAATGGCAGACCTGCTCCTTGTTCTGGTCCTACCATTTTTTGCCATTGAAAGAATTTTTGGCTGGCACTTTAGTGTCTTCCTTTGCAAACTGATAGGTTCCATCCACAAGCTCAACTTCTTCTGCAACAGCTTGCTGTTGGGGTGCATCAGCTTTGACCGTTACCTCGCCATTGTCCACGCAGTTCAGACTTACAAAAAACGCAAAGCCAAGTATGTTCACCTGGTCTGCTCAGCTGTCTGGGGGACAGGTTTCATCCTCCAAATTCCCACTCTAATCTTCTTAAAAGTTGAGACGCTCTTGCCCTCAAATGAGACCAAATGCACCTACCCATCAGACGACATCAGGGCTAACAACTGGCTGTTAGTAGAGCAGATTTTGTACCATGGGATTGGCTTTTCCTTGCCGCTTGCTGTCATGTGTTACTGTTATAGTAAAGTGGTTAGAACCCTGTGCAAGGCGCAGAACTTTGAGAGGCACAAGGCTGTCAAGGTGGTGCTGACAGTCACTGCCATGTTTTTCATTTGCTGGACTCCCTACAACGTGGCAATATTCATCAAAACATTGCGCATGCTCGATGTGATCAATGCAGGTTGTGATTTCTACAGAAAGCTGACATTTACCATTATGGTGTCAGAGAGTGTTGGATTCAGTCACAGCTGCCTGAATCCCGTCCTCTATGTGTTCATTGGGGTCAAATTCAGAAATGACATCTTGAAACTTCTCAGGGAGATGGGCTGCATTAGTCAGGCGACCATGAATAGCCACTTCCACCTCAAACACGCTGGGAAGAATGGAAGCCCTTCACTTTCTGAAAATACCACCTCCTGGTCGAATGTTTAA